A window of Methanolobus sediminis contains these coding sequences:
- a CDS encoding ATP-binding protein, which yields MSRSFEGTGLGLTLVKELIELHGGRIWVGSEAGKGSKFSFKLLVMPDKSTVFHKPK from the coding sequence ATTTCCAGAAGCTTTGAGGGCACAGGCCTTGGACTTACACTTGTGAAAGAACTCATTGAACTGCATGGTGGAAGAATCTGGGTTGGAAGTGAAGCAGGGAAAGGAAGTAAATTCTCTTTTAAGCTACTGGTTATGCCTGATAAATCCACCGTTTTTCATAAACCGAAATGA